A window of the Theileria parva strain Muguga chromosome 2, complete sequence, whole genome shotgun sequence genome harbors these coding sequences:
- the ATP8A1 gene encoding Adenylate and Guanylate cyclase catalytic domain protein — protein sequence MDDSSIKRFKSHNVSYSFPESKSDSRETLNSYKKLLISDKRSSYRDDHTGLNDTRKRAEAPDKAHSLYLGTKIQPAWETRTLKINPVTSDDLSRFLGNEHHTQRWSIISQIMFILLYNLRRLPFLWSIFIFLCEVIAPFILPSGVPRRAWYSSAIPLFVSLFMSIFVNVLEFTKRYNLGRFLDNKKCVLLKDGKLSSVRSGDVAVGNILKLSCDEQVPADCVVLYTSNPDGALYLDACYLDGQTDLKTKYSINDFKIESSIRSYNNLKGNIICDKPCPDMNKFSGLLKIKGYPRPCNITVDNFIMKGSILRNTSYVYAVVVYTGPDTKASQNFLRILKPIKIGCLEQTINGISIFLGLIYVVCLTTSIIVRYVTVLRGVGKFSKNVQSPVNSLLFIIFRFTVLYSPIIPTTLPAIMDLLRLLYSPFYNTYSDSIIKNLNKKEPNEVTGGTWTLNSGLCEELGLVDFIFTDKTGTLTTNNLSITLVTILSKSFTPKQLVQSYQPASSSNISTNGHTPEKVNGKSNREHSEESEHFMRLLCICNPCLNMDSEDGYNSYSSGYKSNYSRAYSFKLSHFKTKSFDRFHFNDSGENFDENPHSVNLDDHFDENSQGVDNSVENEEEDEVENLPMYKKTKSKAHFGTVSYINDENVSKELFDLSNRESLKEERRYLTCISKEDECMVNLANDCGYFVSNRTRDRISVNCNGKHVNYEILGVNEFTSSRKRMSVLVTNIQNNENFLYIKGEAYSMLSIINDQNTKLAIESRLKKNSIFGYRVIICGYRSMTSTEVLEYESSVLMHRDGLDELCSRFEKDVNYLGIIMFRDEIQRNIVKTIDLLMDSGIRIWVLTGDNKEATIQTCYLTKLLVVPTNIFIIQIKDLLADSITPKRISDSLGSDTDTVTDKIDMLVDNIYNKYILERNNSNEQLCLIIESDDLEIIMQGNKGQQIFMNMACSSDVVIGCLLTPIQKGQLVQMVKTKLIPTPITLSIGDGINDVQMLQQSHLSICILNTASDASNNKKNNIQFGGPSNSFNANNTRTGKLNVKLNVPLNGPLNGVVNGVPDKDNTPDSADKNDTAESSETTANRHQDKGLGLEKSVYSDSLDTNEKLVINNDIIGYCDFCVDSFSNIRELLFKQGTRMLKSTSLIIYFTIYKGLVFILPIFYYQIFTNWVGLDLYGSLITILYHLVFTFIPLIMFILFYQDISYEIYNHISILYTISRRRIYLNINNSLYWMLEGILGSFVNYLPLHLLVINNDNIYKSEVISNRTFGLLISVSSIIIFNTKLLINYTPNTGNFTFISLLYYFASPPLYIGLVLVSSRRSLRLSSQQILRIIPFYILIPIWITFTVILNILSNLLQLYILPNLIKHIKLYIINNNNTINFKNIKNIFNFKNINIKNLMPVSRPFKVKNIHGVTSKFECGVTENNINKLINIYTLRFKDIQLESDYRLDKNKKHYYENGHWYKIIFILLFLYYLSSFVVEYLIQKRWFKAPVIYCVIPTVLLEIVLVICIIISFNHRLFIRFINHILYSLVTFMIVQHVSNRFLLRSISWLHTVLFPIFTFVILRIPFIISVGLNLIFLINTLISINSTNIHILPLFFGINIFVGFVGYDLEYKSRSNFIMEFSVLNYRQKQSELLNTMLPKIVVSKMINAKLNENGIPIGFEAERHENVTVIFADVYNFQELIATIEPHRLVEILDTLFLSFDRCSKEFNAIKIETVSETYLTSMGLNTSSTSQTKSLGMTDGHDHDQSRNKKSGSSLGRRSRRSKDIAIDTAVNKLDAYVQAASSSLDMSIAMLQVATTIKLNTNESIGVKIGINSGYVISGLVGSKKPQYALFGDTVNTASRMKMTGEVGRIHISESTYELVKGDKTLEFINREIAVKGKGVMNTYLLEKALGTSYPNFSNSNNNLHEVDIYYNMLNKNYSASAYGDGTSSSGDTLENIPLSSRELNVPEVSLTDDELNRIKNRRTNINRAVGNEDDLYDNLYDYNTLNTSYSSNVTVGSHKRKCFKFKRHSSFMSKSTSMRLTRKFTSRLGTKHSSFSKNRFSVHSAKNTSIGSSSIVSSLSTPKEKKRKSDPSHTLKEDEIHMRKNESILLKFNDKLQEDRYRNNFYNNVNNISINEYALFIFLITFIVQSIINVNVPRIYVQDNNKLIVYLNYILYWTVRCFFILMSFILWMLFHYNFFIQNKEDNKKIKVCTFFVNLLFVSATCIFALSNSWSIKRTEHVDYNLWLNSDSVEFYFYLILLHHSTGMLFQNCLLIDSLFLVLSMTFISSSVQNNENTVTALFTIPICVLFNLLSAHCKESIDRKKYYTNEKAYMIETRINQILSEMLPKSILEEFKLERLKMCYIHENMSFLFSDIVGFTKWAESVDPSEVIALLQKLFANFDRNTTNFNLYKLCTIGDAYVAISEPKVIDNKDMRIQDLENILLMAYSMIHIIDETSKIFSIPDLKMRIGLHYGSCIGGVIGSGRLRYDVWGTDVYTANMIESNGVPGEVCVSEKFRDIITRHFPNRFKFEHHKDINIIDKTVKSYIIRNKSKEAMQKSPFSQMNFADAGNV from the exons ATGGATGACTCTTCCATCAAAAGGTTCAAATCGCATAACGTATCCTATAGTTTTCCAGAATCGAAATCTGATTCCAGGGAAACGCTTAACAGTTACAAAAAGCTCTTAATTTCTGATAAACGGAGCAGCTATAGGGATGACCATACAGGCCTAAATGATACAAGGAAAAGAGCTGAAGCCCCTGATAAAGCCCATAGTTTATACCTCGGGACAAAAATCCAACCAGCATGGGAAACAAGAACCCTGAAAATAAATCCAGTAACCAGTGATGATTTGTCTCGGTTCCTGGGAAACGAACATCACACCCAAAGGTGGTCAATAATTAGTCAAATTATGTTCAttttgttatataatttacgTCGATTGCCGTTTTTGTGgagtatatttatatttttatgtgAAGTTATTGCACCATTTATATTGCCTTCTGGAGTTCCTAGAAGAGCCTGGTACTCTAGTGCAATTCCCTTGTTCGTTTCACTGTTTATGTCCATTTTTGTAAACGTCCTAGAGTTTACAAAGCGGTATAACTTGGGCCGATTCCTTGATAACAAAAAGTGTGTTTTGTTAAAGGACGGGAAACTGTCAAGTGTAAGAAGTGGTGATGTGGCTGTTGGTAACATACTGAAGCTAAGCTGTGATGAGCAGGTGCCAGCGGATTGCGTGGTTCTTTATACCAGTAACCCAGATGGCGCCTTATACCTTGACGCATGTTACCTTGATGGTCAAACTGACCTTAAAACAAAGTACAGTATAAATGACTTTAAAATCGAATCTTCCATACGCagttataataatttaaagggTAACATTATTTGCGACAAACCATGTCCTGATATGAACAAGTTTTCAG GATTACTGAAGATAAAGGGTTACCCAAGACCTTGTAACATAACcgttgataattttataatgaaAGGCTCAATTTTGAGAAACACAAGTTACGTATATGCAGTGGTGGTTTACACTGGCCCAGATACTAAAGCCAGCCAGAACTTCCTGAGGATTTTAAAGCCAATTAAAATCGGATGTCTGGAGCAGACGATAAACGGAATCTCCATATTCCTGGGCCTTATTTATGTAGTATGCCTTACTACTAGTATAATCGTGAGGTATGTAACGGTTTTAAGAGGTGTTGGCAAATTCAGCAAAAACGTCCAAAGCCCAGTCAATTCACTGCtgtttatcattttcagaTTCACAGTATTGTATTCTCCCATCATACCAACTACACTTCCCGCAATAATGGACCTACTTAGACTTCTATACTCTCCCTTTTATAACACTTACTCCGACAGTATAATCAAAAATCTGAACAAAAAAGAGCCAAATGAGGTTACCGGAGGTACTTGGACTCTGAACAGCGGTTTATGTGAAGAGCTTGGACTTGTGGATTTCATTTTCACAGATAAAACCGGAACCCTTACCACAAacaatttatcaataactCTTGTCACTATTCTTAGTAAAAGTTTTACACCAAAACAGCTGGTACAGTCATATCAGCCTGCAAGTTCTTCTAATATCTCCACTAACGGCCACACCCCAGAGAAAGTTAATGGCAAATCTAATAGAGAACATAGTGAGGAAAGTGAACACTTTATGAGACTGTTGTGTATATGTAATCCCTGTTTAAACATGGATTCGGAGGATGGTTACAACTCATACTCTTCAGGATACAAGTCGAATTATTCAAGGGCTTACTCCTTTAAATTGAGCCACTTCAAGACTAAATCTTTCGATAGGTTTCACTTTAATGATTCGGGTGAGAATTTTGATGAAAACCCCCATTCCGTCAACTTGGATGATCATTTTGATGAAAATTCTCAGGGTGTGGATAACTCTGTGGAAAATGAAGAGGAGGATGAGGTCGAGAACTTGCCGATGTATAAAAAAACCAAGAGTAAAGCACATTTTGGTACCGTTTCATATATAAATGACGAGAACGTATCAAAAGAGTTGTTTGACCTGAGTAACAGAGAGAGTTTGAAGGAGGAGCGGCGGTATTTGACGTGTATAAGTAAGGAGGATGAGTGTATGGTAAATTTAGCCAACGATTGCGGTTACTTTGTGTCTAACAGGACAAGGGATAGGATATCTGTGAACTGTAATGGTAAGCATGTGAACTATGAAATTTTGGGAGTGAACGAGTTTACAAGTAGTCGGAAAAGGATGTCAGTTTTAGTGACAAATATCCAAAACAATGAGAATTTTCTCTACATCAAGGGCGAGGCTTACTCAATGTTGTCGATTATAAATGATCAAAATACAAAACTTGCAATAGAAAGCAGATTGAAAAAGAATTCAATATTTGGTTACAGGGTTATAATTTGTGGTTACAGGTCCATGACATCTACTGAGGTGCTAGAGTACGAGTCATCTGTCCTAATGCACAGGGACGGCTTGGACGAGTTATGTTCAAGATTTGAGAAAGACGTGAATTACTTGGGAATAATAATGTTCCGCGATGAAATACAGCGAAATATAGTGAAAACCATAGACTTGTTAATGGATTCCGGTATTAGGATTTGGGTACTAACTGGGGATAATAAAGAGGCCACAATACAAACGTGTTATCTTACAAAGTTGCTAGTGGTCCCGACTAACATATTCATTATTCAGATTAAGGATTTGCTGGCTGATTCGATTACCCCAAAGAGAATAAGTGACTCCCTGGGCAGTGATACTGACACCGTGACTGACAAAATTGACATGCTTgttgataatatatataacaaGTATATCCTGGAGCGGAATAACAGTAATGAACAGCTATGCCTGATTATAGAGTCTGATGACTTGGAGATTATTATGCAAGGTAACAAGGGCCAGCAGATTTTCATGAACATGGCCTGCTCATCAGATGTTGTAATCGGGTGTCTTTTAACCCCAATTCAGAAGGGTCAGCTGGTGCAAATGGTCAAAACTAAGCTCATTCCAACTCCTATAACATTATCCATAGGAGATGGGATCAACGATGTCCAAATGCTCCAACAGTCACATCTTTCAATTTGTATCCTAAACACCGCCTCAGATGCTTccaataataaaaagaatAACATCCAATTTGGAGGTCCCTCAAATTCTTTTAACGCCAATAACACTCGTACTGGTAAACTAAATGTTAAACTAAATGTTCCACTAAATGGTCCACTGAATGGTGTAGTTAATGGAGTGCCTGATAAGGATAACACTCCTGACTCTGCTGACAAGAACGACACTGCAGAATCCTCAGAAACTACCGCTAACAGGCACCAGGATAAAGGTTTGGGCCTGGAAAAGAGTGTGTATTCAGACAGTTTGGACACTAATGAGAAGTTGGTGATAAACAATGACATAATTGGTTACTGTGACTTTTGTGTGGACAGCTTCAGTAACATCAGGGAGCTTTTGTTTAAGCAGGGCACTAGGATGCTGAAGTCAACTTCActcattatttactttacCATTTACAAGGGACTTGTTTTTATACTGCCGATTTTTTACTACCAGATTTTTACAAACTGGGTTGGACTTGACCTCTACGGGTCACTAATCACTATCTTATACCACCTCGTCTTCACATTCATACCTCTCATCATGTTCATTCTCTTTTACCAAGACATTTCATACGAGATTTACAACCACATTTCAATTCTATACACCAtca GCAGGAGAAGAATATATttgaatataaataatagtttaTATTGGATGTTGGAGGGTATTTTGGGTTCATTTGTGAATTATTTACCGTTGCATTTACTGGTGATAAACAACGACAACATATACAAGAGTGAGGTTATAAGTAACAGAACCTTTGGACTTCTGATTAGCGTGTCCTCAATAATAATCTTCAACACCAAGCTtctgataaattatactcCAAACACGGGGAATTTCACCTTTATTAGCTTGTTGTACTATTTTGCATCACCGCCGCTGTATATAGGCTTAGTCCTAGTCTCGAGCAGGCGTTCTCTAAGGTTATCGTCACAGCAAATACTCAGAATTATACCCTTTTACATCTTAATTCCCATCTGGATCACTTTCACAGTTATCTTAAACATTCTGTCAAACCTGCTCCAGCTTTATATTCTCCCCAACCTCATCAAACACATCAAACTCTACATCATCAACAATAACAACACCATCAACtttaaaa atATAAAGAACATTTTCAACTTTAAGAACATTAATATAAAGAATTTGATGCCAGTTTCGCGGCCGTTTAAGGTGAAGAATATCCACGGCGTTACTAGTAAATTTGAGTGTGGAGTCACTGAgaataacataaataagCTGATAAACATTTATACGCTGAGGTTCAAGGATATACAGCTGGAGTCTGACTACAGGCTTGACAAGAACAAGAAACACTACTACGAAAACGGTCACTGGTACAAgataattttcattttactGTTCTTGTACTATTTGAGCAGCTTTGTTGTTGAGTACTTGATCCAGAAGCGGTGGTTTAAGGCGCCAGTCATCTACTGTGTAATTCCCACAGTGCTGTTGGAAATTGTGCTCGTAATCTGCATCATCATCTCCTTCAATCACAGGCTCTTTATCAGGTTTATCAACCACATTTTATATTCGCTGGTCACCTTTATGATCGTTCAGCATGTGTCAAACAGGTTCTTACTCAGGTCAATCTCCTGGCTTCACACAGTTCTCTTCCCCATCTTCACCTTTGTCATTCTCCGCATACCATTCATCATCTCCGTAGGACTCAACCTCATCTTCCTCATCA ACACGTTAATATCGATAAATAGTACGAATATTCATATACTGCCGTTGTTTTTTGGGATTAACATATTCGTTGGATTTGTGGGCTATGACTTGGAGTATAAATCGAGGAGTAACTTCATAATGGAGTTTTCGGTGTTAAATTACAGGCAGAAGCAGAGTGAGCTTCTGAACACCATGTTACCAAAGATTGTCGTCTCCAAAATGATCAACGCTAAGCTCAACGAAAACGGAATTCCAATCGGTTTTGAGGCCGAGAGACATGAAAACGTCACTGTCATTTTCGCAGACGTTTATAATTTCCAGGAACTAATTGCCACAATTGAGCCGCACAGGCTGGTGGAAATTCTCGACACTCTGTTTCTATCTTTCGACCGATGTTCGAAGGAGTTTAACGCCATTAAAATCGAGACGGTTTCTGAGACTTACCTCACCTCCATGGGCCTAAACACCTCTTCAACCTCGCAAACAAAGTCCCTGGGCATGACAGACGGCCATGATCACGACCAATCGAGGAATAAAAAGTCTGGAAGTAGCTTGGGCAGGAGAAGTAGAAGGAGTAAAGACATTGCAATTGACACTGCCGTAAACAAACTCGACGCCTACGTTCAAGCCGCGTCCTCATCTCTCGACATGTCCATCGCCATGCTCCAAGTCGCCACAACCATCAAACTCAACACCA ATGAGAGTATTGGAGTTAAGATTGGTATAAACAGTGGCTATGTGATTAGTGGGTTGGTTGGAAGTAAGAAGCCTCAGTATGCGTTGTTTGGTGACACTGTGAACACTGCGAGTCGTATGAAGATGACTGGTGAGGTTGGCCGGATTCACATTTCTGAGAGCACCTACGAGCTTGTAAAGGGCGACAAAACTCTGGAGTTTATTAACAGGGAGATTGCGGTCAAGGGCAAGGGCGTGATGAATACGTACCTCCTAGAAAAAGCGCTGGGAACAAGTTACCCCAACTTCAGTAACTCCAACAATAACCTCCACGAAGTTGACATTTACTACAACATGCTGAATAAGAATTACTCCGCTTCAGCATACGGTGACGGTACTTCTTCCTCTGGTGACACTCTTGAGAACATTCCTCTGAGCAGCAGAGAACTGAATGTTCCTGAGGTATCACTCACTGATGATGAGCTTAACAGGATAAAGAACAGGAGAACTAACATTAACAGAGCAGTGGGAAACGAAGATGATTTGTACGATAATTTGTACGACTATAACACTCTGAACACCAGCTACTCCTCCAATGTCACAGTTGGAAGTCACAAGAGAAAGTgcttcaaatttaaaaggCACTCATCCTTCATGAGTAAATCAACCAGCATGAGGCTGACACGCAAGTTCACCAGTAGACTTGGCACTAAACACTCGTCGTTTTCCAAAAACAGGTTCAGCGTACACTCGGCCAAAAACACCAGCATAGGAAGCTCCAGCATCGTTTCCAGCCTCTCCACACCCAAGGAAAAGAAACGCAAATCTGATCCCTCACACACACTCAAGGAAG ATGAGATACATATGAGAAAGAACGAgagtatattattgaaGTTTAATGATAAGTTGCAAGAGGACAGATACAGGAACAACTTTTACAACAACGTGAATAACATTTCGATCAACGAATACGcactttttattttcctg atcACCTTCATTGTCCAGAGTATAATTAACGTAAATGTACCCCGGATATATGTCCAGGACAATAATAAGCTAATTGTATATTTGAACTATATTCTGTATTGGACTGTCCGATGTTTCTTTATCCTAATGTCGTTCATACTGTGGATGCTGTTCCACTACAACTTTTTTATACAGAACAAGGAGGATAATAAGAAGATTAAGGTCTGCACCTTCtttgtaaatttacttTTCGTATCCGCAACCTGCATCTTCGCTCTCTCCAACTCCTGGTCAATCAAACGCACCGAACA TGTtgattataatttatggCTGAATAGTGACAGTGTCGAGTTTTACTTTTACTTGATTCTGCTACACCATAGCACCGGAATGCTGTTTCAAAATTGTTTACTCATCGACTCCCTGTTCCTGGTACTCTCAATGACCTTCATCTCATCCTCGGTCCAAAACAACGAAAACACCGTCACCGCACTCTTCACCATTCCAATCTGCGTACTATTCAACCTACTCTCCGCACACTGCAAA GAGTCGATTGACCGTAAGAAGTATTATACGAATGAGAAGGCGTATATGATTGAGACGAGGATAAATCAGATTTTGAGTGAGATGTTGCCGAAGAGTATACTGGAGGAGTTTAAGCTGGAGAGGCTAAAGATGTGTTACATTCACGAGAACATGTCATTTCTGTTCTCTGACATCGTTGGATTCACGAAATGGGCAGAGTCCGTTGACCCCTCCGAAGTCATTGCACTGCTTCAAAAGCTGTTCGCCAATTTCGACCGCAACACTACCAACTTTAATCTCTACAAACTCTGCACAATCGGCGACGCCTACGTCGCCATCTCAGAACCCAAAGTCATCG ATAACAAGGACATGAGGATCCAGGACCTCGAGAATATACTCCTGATGGCCTATTCCATGATACACATCATCGACGAAACAAGCAAAATCTTCAGC ATACCGGATTTGAAGATGCGGATTGGGTTGCATTATGGGAGTTGTATTGGTGGCGTGATTGGTTCTGGTAGGCTTAGGTACGATGTTTGGGGCACTGACGTTTACACTGCGAATATGATCGAGAGTAACGGCGTTCCCGGCGAGGTTTGTGTTTCTGAGAAGTTTCGGGACATAATAACACGACATTTCCCCAACAGGTTCAAGTTCGAGCATCACAAAGATATTAACATCATTGACAAAACCGTCAAGAGCTACATCATCCGGAATAAATCCAAGGAGGCTATGCAAAAATCTCCTTTTTCTCAGATGAATTTTGCAGATGCCGGCAATGTGTAG
- a CDS encoding putative integral membrane protein — MNCKRYCCLATGLLFATVFLFLFGFTFEGCNHSFATFLSRKLYEYVLDLYNDDTFALFLTLFSYFGQFLANMFFYKGLPSKFYLHCYPLLGDNYLETVLEPLPAGAVMAFKRFVGWFYKLYWTLLKRQFSYFYVFGFFGVMVSVRLLLLSLLLLSLWFAVKYFKHLLKHFRFKMALPLVLFPSYLMVLVVYHLTYESFFTPLHLAASLLLVGTLSYNKFKHSRH; from the coding sequence ATGAATTGTAAAAGGTATTGTTGCCTGGCAACTGGCCTCTTGTTTGCCACCGTTTTTCTGTTTTTATTCGGCTTCACCTTTGAAGGCTGTAACCACTCCTTTGCCACTTTCCTATCCAGAAAACTATATGAATACGTTTTGGACCTGTATAACGATGACACTTTCGCTTTATTTCTGACTCTTTTCAGCTACTTTGGGCAGTTTCTGGCCAACATGTTCTTTTACAAGGGACTGCCATCAAAGTTTTATCTCCACTGTTATCCTCTGCTAGGTGATAATTACCTGGAAACTGTTCTGGAACCCTTACCCGCAGGTGCCGTAATGGCCTTTAAAAGATTCGTCGGCTGGTTCTATAAACTCTACTGGACCCTTTTAAAACGACAGTTTAGTTACTTTTACGTTTTCGGATTCTTTGGAGTTATGGTCTCTGTACGGCTTTTACTCCTTAGCTTACTATTACTCTCACTCTGGTTCGCTGTAAAATACTTCAAACATCTGCTCAAACACTTTAGATTCAAGATGGCACTACCACTTGTACTTTTTCCCTCATATCTTATGGTACTCGTAGTCTACCACCTCACCTACGAGTCTTTTTTCACACCACTTCACCTCGCCGCATCGTTACTACTCGTAGGAACCCTTTCCTACAATAAATTCAAACACTCACGTCACTAA
- a CDS encoding Tpr-like protein, translated as MLNVKKANLLKDQVGTGSADTKIWKRAVDLYSKANLLATEPKLSSNNELKGLVEALATAVGASEHVEGLQKALKALKDATESDNADLVKKAEEVVSKYDAVKDAYDKVKAKETQYKSTLNGSEESKYTEVETKFDGLKTAYNNAQCKTISLILDKEMIRYCSISLYTYPYHNPNLNLLKHFLY; from the coding sequence ATGCTCAATGTCAAGAAAGCTAACCTACTCAAAGACCAAGTTGGTACTGGTAGTGCTGATACTAAGATTTGGAAGAGGGCCGTTGACCTATATAGTAAAGCCAACTTACTAGCCACTGAACCTAAACTATCTAGTAATAATGAACTTAAAGGACTTGTCGAAGCACTTGCTACTGCTGTAGGAGCCAGTGAACATGTTGAAGGTCTCCAAAAGGCTCTTAAAGCACTTAAAGATGCTACTGAAAGTGATAATGCTGATCTTGTTAAAAAGGCTGAAGAAGTAGTCAGTAAGTACGACGCCGTCAAAGATGCCTACGATAAAGTTAAAGCAAAAGAAACTCAATATAAAAGTACTCTTAATGGTAGTGAAGAAAGTAAATATACCGAAGTTGAAACTAAATTCGATGGACTTAAAACTGCATACAATAATGCTCAGTGTAAGACTATAAGTCTTATTCTTGACAAGGAGATGATTAGATATTGTTCCATATCACTTTATACTTATCCCTACCATAATCCTAACCTGAATCTCCTTAAACATTTTCTATACTAA
- a CDS encoding putative integral membrane protein, which produces MLILKSFKRPKGGGPCPLIQNPVKKWLKYLSIFHIILLVMTCVSISFPFIHDLHCSILFNSLANLIASAICSTLMASYYIFVSNKDLGTENEWAITAIITITVVIIDISISGWGIYTFTNSSFKIYKALHDEFQVEPDCLQTKARVFYISGFIVICLHIFVAGACVIASALLGKGIKKQLIELRLLS; this is translated from the exons ATGTTGATATTGAAATCATTTAAGAGGCCTAAGGGGGGTGGTCCATGTCCGTTGATTCAGAACCCTGTGAAAAAGTGGTTAAagtatttatcaatttttcaCATAATTCTGTTGGTTATGACGTGTGTCTCCATTAGTTTTCCCTTTATTCATGATTTGCACTGCTCAATTCTGTTCAACTCACTCGCCAATCTCATTGCTTCCGCCATCTGCTCCACACTCATGGCATCCTACTACATCTTCGTTTCCAACAAGGATCTAG GTACGGAGAATGAGTGGGCGATAACAGCAATAATTACCATAACAGTAGTTATTATCGACATTAGTATCTCAG GTTGGGGAATATATACGTTTACGAATTCATCATTTAAGATATATAAGGCGTTACATGATGAGTTTCAAGTGGAGCCAGACTGTTTACAGACAAAGGCCAGAGTTTTTTATATCTCAGGATTCATCGTTATCTGTTTACATATTTTTGTTGCCG GAGCCTGCGTAATAGCATCGGCGTTGCTGGGAAAAGGAATAAAGAAACAGTTGATAGAATTAAGATTACTTTCATAA
- a CDS encoding Urm1 (Ubiquitin related modifier) family protein, whose translation MDESVTVVTLEFSGGLDSLVIDQEKELTLKIFSKNINLGQLICYIRNHIIGSKKDFFSISTDHTGNSDNNSGNTEESEAKSEETEGKSEETECKSVLIECNISRYNGRLNSREKCKIRPGVLVLVNNTDWELLNKENTILKNHDLISFISTLHGG comes from the coding sequence ATGGATGAGAGTGTTACAGTTGTGACGTTAGAGTTTAGCGGTGGATTAGATTCTCTCGTAATTGACCAGGAAAAGGAACTAACACTTAAAATCTtctctaaaaatattaacttaGGACAATTAATCTGCTACATCCGTAACCACATCATCGGCTCAAAAAAAGATTTCTTCTCCATATCCACCGATCACACAGGTAATTCAGACAATAATTCAGGGAATACTGAGGAAAGTGAGGCTAAAAGTGAGGAAACTGAGGGGAAAAGTGAGGAAACTGagtgtaaaagtgtgttGATAGAGTGTAATATTTCGAGGTATAATGGGCGTTTGAATAGTAGGGAGAAGTGTAAGATAAGGCCGGGTGTGTTGGTTTTGGTTAATAATACTGACTGggaattgttaaataaggAAAACACAATCCTCAAAAATCACGACCTCATCTCTTTCATCTCCACTCTTCACGGCGGATAA